One genomic segment of Streptomyces sp. RKND-216 includes these proteins:
- a CDS encoding DUF1015 domain-containing protein has product MRTDGNDAHDAPARATDGLRLLPFRGLRYVPERVSSLAAVTSPPYDVIVRPDGVLHLETADPYNIVRLILPHTVDPAARHRQAADTLHRWRGEGVLAADGTPALYVYEQRRGEVLQRGLIGALRLDGPVLPHEDVVPEIVADRAALMRETAANFEPLLLAYRSEGTVTGATAVIEGALTRAPLLTTTTEDGFAHRLWSVTDPAEIDAVCADLASREALIADGHHRWATYQRLAEEHRGGGAGAWASGLVLLVDSARYPLQVRAIHRVLPRLPLGDALAALDGVCRVRAVDGPLPTALEALAGTPGNAFLLSGGGSAGTGAFHLVDCPDPDLLARTVRTDRPETWRRLDATVLHSALLDAVWRVPDRPSDISYLHSAEDAVEQAGQRGGTAVLLRPEREETVRELAGQGVTMPRKSTSFGPKPATGLVLRDLADEAG; this is encoded by the coding sequence ATGCGCACTGACGGCAACGACGCCCACGACGCCCCTGCCCGGGCCACCGACGGCCTGCGACTGCTGCCCTTCCGCGGACTGCGCTACGTCCCGGAGCGCGTGAGTTCGCTCGCCGCGGTGACGTCCCCGCCGTACGACGTCATCGTGCGCCCCGACGGTGTACTGCACCTGGAGACGGCCGACCCGTACAACATCGTGCGGCTGATCCTGCCGCACACCGTCGACCCGGCGGCGCGGCACCGCCAGGCCGCCGACACCCTGCACCGATGGCGCGGGGAGGGCGTGCTGGCCGCCGACGGGACACCGGCGCTGTACGTCTACGAGCAGCGGCGCGGCGAGGTGCTGCAACGTGGGCTGATCGGCGCGCTGCGCCTGGACGGGCCGGTGCTGCCGCACGAGGACGTGGTCCCGGAGATCGTCGCCGACCGGGCGGCGCTGATGCGGGAAACCGCGGCCAACTTCGAGCCGCTGCTGCTCGCCTACCGGAGCGAGGGCACGGTCACGGGGGCGACCGCCGTGATCGAGGGCGCGCTGACCCGGGCCCCGCTCCTGACGACCACCACCGAGGACGGTTTCGCGCACCGCCTGTGGTCCGTGACCGATCCGGCCGAGATCGACGCGGTGTGTGCGGATCTCGCCTCCCGGGAGGCGCTGATCGCCGACGGGCACCACCGCTGGGCGACGTACCAGCGGCTGGCCGAGGAGCACCGCGGCGGAGGCGCCGGGGCGTGGGCCAGCGGCCTGGTGCTGCTGGTCGATTCGGCCCGCTACCCGCTCCAGGTTCGGGCGATCCACCGGGTGCTGCCGCGGTTGCCACTGGGCGACGCACTGGCGGCGCTGGACGGGGTGTGCCGGGTGCGGGCGGTGGACGGGCCGCTGCCTACGGCGCTGGAGGCCCTGGCCGGGACGCCGGGCAACGCCTTCCTGCTCTCCGGTGGGGGTTCGGCGGGAACCGGCGCGTTCCATCTGGTGGACTGCCCGGACCCGGACCTGCTGGCACGCACGGTCCGCACCGACCGGCCGGAGACATGGCGACGGCTGGACGCGACGGTCCTGCACTCGGCGCTGCTGGACGCCGTGTGGCGGGTCCCGGACCGGCCGTCGGACATCTCCTACCTGCACTCCGCGGAGGACGCGGTGGAGCAGGCGGGTCAGCGCGGCGGCACCGCCGTCCTGCTGCGCCCGGAGCGTGAGGAGACGGTGCGCGAGCTGGCCGGGCAGGGCGTCACCATGCCCCGGAAGTCCACCTCGTTCGGGCCGAAGCCCGCCACCGGCCTGGTGCTGCGCGACCTCGCGGACGAAGCCGGCTGA
- a CDS encoding HAD hydrolase-like protein, with protein sequence MLRACETALSQAYDTALLDLDGVVYAGGAAVPHAVEALDAARRNGMRQAFVTNNAARTPQIVADHLTGLGVPAAADEVITSAQAVARLVAEQLPPGSRVLCVGGEGLRVALTERGLKTVESADDDPAAVVQGYGGPELAWGRLAEAALAVGRGAAWYASNTDLTIPSGRGIAPGNGAAVEVVRIATRWMRDAPEPQVAGKPRPPMHRETILRTGAVRPLVVGDRLDTDIEGAHAGGVDALLVMTGVTDGAQLLAAPPPHRPSYVAADLRGLLAPHPGTSGDPVTGFRCGSWRARAAEGVLALEGGGDPVDGLRALCGAAWAAGGDGGCDLDSAKALARLGW encoded by the coding sequence ATGCTGCGAGCCTGCGAGACGGCACTGAGCCAGGCGTACGACACCGCCCTGCTCGACCTGGACGGCGTCGTGTACGCCGGCGGCGCCGCGGTGCCGCACGCCGTCGAGGCACTCGACGCCGCCCGCCGGAACGGGATGCGGCAGGCGTTCGTCACCAACAACGCCGCCCGTACCCCGCAGATCGTGGCCGACCACCTCACCGGCCTCGGCGTGCCCGCCGCCGCGGACGAAGTAATCACTTCCGCGCAGGCTGTGGCGCGTCTCGTCGCCGAGCAGCTTCCGCCCGGCTCCCGCGTGCTGTGCGTCGGCGGCGAGGGGCTGCGCGTGGCGCTGACCGAACGCGGCCTAAAGACGGTCGAGTCCGCGGACGACGACCCGGCCGCTGTCGTGCAGGGCTACGGCGGGCCGGAGTTGGCGTGGGGACGTCTCGCCGAGGCCGCGCTTGCAGTCGGACGCGGTGCCGCCTGGTACGCCTCCAACACCGACCTCACCATTCCCAGCGGACGGGGCATCGCCCCCGGCAACGGCGCCGCTGTGGAGGTCGTCCGGATCGCCACCCGGTGGATGCGGGATGCTCCCGAACCACAGGTGGCCGGAAAGCCGCGGCCGCCCATGCACCGCGAGACGATCCTGCGCACCGGTGCCGTACGGCCGCTGGTGGTCGGCGACCGGCTCGACACCGACATCGAGGGCGCGCATGCCGGTGGCGTGGACGCCTTGCTGGTGATGACGGGGGTGACGGACGGGGCGCAACTCCTGGCCGCGCCGCCGCCGCACCGACCCTCGTACGTCGCCGCGGACCTGCGGGGGCTGCTCGCCCCGCACCCCGGGACCAGCGGCGACCCGGTGACCGGGTTCCGCTGCGGCAGCTGGCGCGCACGCGCCGCGGAAGGTGTGCTCGCCCTGGAGGGCGGCGGCGACCCCGTCGACGGCCTGCGTGCCCTGTGCGGCGCCGCCTGGGCGGCCGGGGGCGACGGCGGTTGCGACCTCGACTCCGCCAAGGCACTGGCCCGCCTGGGCTGGTAA
- a CDS encoding siderophore-interacting protein has translation MSAAARKAPAPAAPFAFFELQVVRTRRLGPTMLRVTLGGEAMAGFASGGSDQSFSLFLPHPGQSAPVVPTGPDWFARYRAMDPEERAVMRAYTVRAQRADELDVDFALHGDGGPASRWARTAGPGDRVTLLGPVVPDNKSVCFRLPDDADWVLLSGDETALPALGAILESLPAGLPARVFVEVPEAGDLTELDTTADAEITWLVRSGRSGHRTDVAVEALRSATLPTGAPYAWIAGEAGTVRALRRHLVNERGFARRAVTFGGYWRLGSSEEKLAAEAEAGLSRVPED, from the coding sequence ATGAGTGCCGCCGCTCGCAAAGCACCCGCGCCCGCCGCGCCGTTCGCGTTCTTCGAACTGCAGGTGGTGCGCACCCGCCGGCTCGGTCCGACGATGCTGCGCGTGACCCTCGGCGGCGAGGCCATGGCGGGCTTCGCGAGCGGAGGGAGCGACCAGAGCTTCTCGTTGTTCCTTCCGCACCCTGGCCAGTCCGCACCCGTCGTGCCGACGGGTCCGGACTGGTTCGCCCGTTACCGCGCGATGGACCCGGAGGAACGGGCCGTGATGCGCGCCTACACCGTCCGCGCCCAGCGCGCGGACGAGTTGGACGTCGACTTCGCCCTGCACGGCGACGGCGGACCGGCCTCGCGGTGGGCGCGGACCGCCGGCCCGGGCGACCGGGTGACGCTGCTGGGTCCGGTGGTTCCGGACAACAAGAGCGTCTGCTTCCGGCTCCCGGACGACGCCGACTGGGTGCTGCTCAGCGGCGACGAGACGGCGCTGCCCGCCCTCGGCGCCATCCTGGAGTCGCTGCCCGCGGGGCTGCCGGCCCGGGTGTTCGTGGAGGTCCCCGAGGCGGGCGACCTCACGGAGCTGGACACCACGGCCGACGCCGAGATCACCTGGCTGGTCCGGTCCGGCCGGTCCGGGCACCGTACGGACGTGGCGGTGGAGGCCCTGCGGTCGGCGACGCTGCCGACGGGAGCGCCGTACGCCTGGATCGCCGGCGAAGCGGGCACGGTACGCGCGCTGCGCCGCCATCTGGTGAACGAGCGCGGGTTCGCGCGCCGTGCCGTGACGTTCGGCGGCTACTGGCGGCTCGGCTCCTCGGAGGAGAAGCTCGCCGCCGAGGCCGAGGCCGGCCTCTCCCGCGTCCCGGAGGACTGA
- a CDS encoding ABC transporter substrate-binding protein — protein sequence MSEPRPSTPTRRGVIAAGGAVGLGALLAACGDGGPSGKSGDSGGNDGGSWSFTDDRKKKVTLDAVPDRIVAFTGTAAALHDFGIDEQVVGVFGPTKLPNGKADPQAGDLDVDRLEIIGNAYGEFSIEKYARTRPQVLITNTYEPGALWFVPEESKDKIVKLAPTIAITASRTSLKNVIGRYADLAESLGADLKAQQVTSAKARFEKASERLRKAAKARGGLKVLACSGSKDLFYASNPGMSADLMFFQELGVQLVTPDNLDEGGYFESLSWENADKYDADLLFLDDRTATLQPEQLQAKPSWRDLPAVKAGQVTPWSSEPRFSYAGSAPLVERLAKAVEDAAKVD from the coding sequence ATGTCTGAGCCCCGACCGTCCACTCCCACCAGGCGCGGCGTCATCGCGGCGGGCGGCGCCGTCGGCCTCGGCGCTCTGCTCGCCGCCTGCGGCGACGGCGGTCCGTCCGGGAAGAGCGGCGACTCGGGCGGGAACGACGGCGGCTCCTGGTCGTTCACCGACGACCGCAAGAAGAAGGTCACCCTGGACGCGGTACCGGACCGGATCGTGGCCTTCACCGGCACCGCCGCCGCGCTGCACGACTTCGGCATCGACGAGCAGGTCGTCGGCGTCTTCGGCCCGACGAAGCTACCGAACGGCAAGGCCGACCCGCAGGCCGGCGACCTCGACGTCGACCGGCTGGAGATCATCGGCAACGCCTACGGTGAGTTCAGCATCGAGAAGTACGCCAGGACCCGTCCCCAGGTGCTCATCACCAACACGTACGAGCCGGGTGCGCTGTGGTTCGTGCCTGAGGAGAGCAAGGACAAGATCGTCAAGCTGGCGCCGACCATCGCGATCACGGCGTCCCGCACCTCCCTCAAGAACGTCATCGGCCGCTACGCGGATCTGGCCGAGTCCCTGGGCGCCGACCTGAAGGCGCAGCAGGTCACCTCCGCGAAGGCGCGTTTCGAGAAGGCCTCCGAGCGGCTCCGCAAGGCCGCGAAGGCGAGAGGCGGCCTGAAGGTCCTGGCCTGCTCGGGCAGCAAGGACCTCTTCTACGCCTCCAACCCGGGGATGAGCGCCGACCTGATGTTCTTCCAGGAACTCGGCGTGCAGCTCGTCACACCGGACAACCTGGACGAGGGCGGCTACTTCGAGAGCCTGAGCTGGGAGAACGCCGACAAGTACGACGCCGACCTGCTCTTCCTCGACGACCGCACCGCGACGCTCCAGCCGGAGCAGCTGCAGGCCAAGCCCTCCTGGCGCGACCTGCCCGCGGTGAAGGCCGGCCAGGTCACCCCGTGGTCGAGCGAACCGCGCTTCTCCTACGCGGGCTCCGCCCCGCTGGTGGAGCGCCTGGCGAAGGCCGTCGAGGACGCCGCGAAGGTCGACTGA
- a CDS encoding iron chelate uptake ABC transporter family permease subunit produces the protein MTKSPPPESPRAASPGPRPPRGRNAVRAAGLLASLALLCVLLALSVALGAKALSLEEVWAGLTDHTSGSWTVVHDMRLPRTVLGLMVGTALGLAGGVMQALTRNPLADPGLLGINAGAAASVVTAISFLGITGFSGYVWFAFAGAAAVAVLVYTVGGGRGATPARLALAGAALNAALFSYVNAVMLLDTSSLDLMRFWTVGSLAGTRPEILESLGWFVAIGTVGALALARPLNALALGDDSARALGARPAEVRRGSMVAVTLLCGAATAACGPIVFVGLMVPHMVRALTGPDLRWMLPYCAVLAPVLLLAADVAGRLLARPSELQVGIVTAVLGGPLFLYFVTRRKVARA, from the coding sequence CTGACCAAGTCCCCGCCGCCGGAGTCGCCCCGGGCGGCATCGCCGGGCCCCCGGCCGCCCCGCGGGCGGAACGCCGTACGCGCCGCCGGCCTCCTCGCCTCGCTGGCGCTGCTGTGCGTGCTGCTCGCCCTGAGTGTCGCCCTCGGCGCCAAGGCCCTCTCCCTCGAAGAGGTGTGGGCCGGCCTGACCGACCACACGTCCGGGAGCTGGACCGTCGTGCATGACATGCGGCTGCCGCGCACGGTGCTCGGGCTCATGGTCGGTACCGCGCTGGGGCTCGCGGGCGGGGTGATGCAGGCCCTGACCCGCAACCCGCTGGCCGACCCCGGCCTGCTCGGCATCAACGCCGGCGCCGCCGCGTCCGTCGTCACCGCCATCTCGTTCCTCGGCATCACCGGCTTCTCCGGCTACGTGTGGTTCGCCTTCGCCGGCGCCGCCGCCGTGGCCGTCCTGGTCTACACCGTCGGCGGCGGACGCGGCGCCACCCCGGCACGCCTGGCGCTCGCCGGCGCCGCCCTGAACGCCGCGCTGTTCAGCTATGTCAACGCCGTGATGCTGCTGGACACTTCGTCGCTGGACCTGATGCGGTTCTGGACGGTCGGCTCGCTCGCCGGGACACGGCCGGAAATCCTCGAGAGCCTGGGGTGGTTCGTCGCGATCGGCACGGTCGGGGCCCTCGCCCTGGCCCGTCCGCTGAACGCCCTCGCGCTGGGCGACGACTCCGCGCGGGCCCTCGGCGCCCGCCCCGCAGAGGTCCGCAGAGGCTCCATGGTGGCCGTGACGCTGCTCTGCGGCGCCGCCACCGCCGCATGCGGTCCCATCGTCTTCGTCGGCCTGATGGTCCCGCACATGGTCCGCGCGCTCACGGGCCCGGACCTGCGCTGGATGCTTCCGTACTGCGCCGTGCTCGCCCCCGTCCTGCTGCTGGCCGCCGACGTGGCCGGCCGCCTCCTCGCCCGGCCCTCCGAACTCCAGGTCGGCATCGTCACCGCAGTGCTCGGCGGCCCGCTGTTCCTGTACTTCGTGACCCGGCGGAAGGTGGCCCGCGCATGA
- a CDS encoding iron chelate uptake ABC transporter family permease subunit — protein sequence MSVKRAAAGSCSVVIRPRALAVGTGCAVLALVGAVFAIAAGSGDYPMNPLDVLRVLAGSGAPGDEFVVEELRLPRSATALLVGAAFGLGGAVFQTVVRNPLGSPDVLGFTSGSATGALTAVVLVGGGSTALAFGAVVGGLATGLLIYLLAWRQGVHGYRLVLVGIGVMAILTGVNGYLLTRAQILEAGRAVLWITGSLDGRGWEDALPLLVALVVLLPVVLLYCARPLRMLEMGDDAASGLGIPVERVRLTVLTAAVLLVSFASAAAGPVAFVALTAPQLARRLTRAPGPNLLPALFMGAALLVVADLAAQRLIPGHTLPVGVVTGVAGGAYLVWLLATERRAGRI from the coding sequence ATGAGCGTCAAACGCGCCGCCGCAGGGAGCTGCTCCGTCGTCATCCGGCCCCGCGCCCTGGCCGTCGGCACCGGCTGCGCGGTACTCGCCCTGGTCGGCGCCGTGTTCGCGATCGCCGCCGGCAGCGGCGACTACCCGATGAACCCCCTGGACGTACTCCGGGTCCTGGCGGGTTCCGGCGCGCCCGGCGACGAGTTCGTCGTCGAGGAGCTGCGCCTGCCCCGCAGTGCCACCGCCCTCCTGGTGGGCGCCGCGTTCGGCCTCGGCGGCGCCGTCTTCCAGACGGTGGTCCGCAACCCGCTCGGCAGCCCCGACGTGCTCGGCTTCACCAGCGGTTCCGCGACCGGCGCCCTCACCGCCGTGGTCCTCGTGGGCGGCGGCAGTACCGCGCTCGCCTTCGGCGCCGTCGTCGGCGGACTCGCCACCGGCCTGCTCATCTACCTTCTCGCCTGGCGGCAGGGCGTGCACGGCTATCGCCTCGTCCTCGTCGGCATCGGTGTGATGGCCATCCTCACCGGCGTCAACGGCTACCTGCTCACACGCGCCCAGATCCTCGAAGCCGGGCGCGCCGTGCTGTGGATCACCGGCAGCCTCGACGGACGCGGCTGGGAGGACGCCCTGCCCCTGCTCGTCGCGCTGGTCGTGCTGCTGCCGGTCGTCCTGCTGTACTGCGCGCGGCCGCTGCGCATGCTGGAGATGGGCGACGACGCGGCCTCCGGCCTGGGCATACCGGTCGAACGTGTCCGCCTGACGGTGCTCACCGCCGCCGTCCTGCTGGTCTCCTTCGCCTCGGCGGCCGCCGGCCCCGTCGCCTTCGTCGCCCTGACCGCGCCGCAGCTCGCCCGGCGCCTGACCCGCGCCCCCGGCCCGAACCTTTTGCCGGCGCTCTTCATGGGCGCCGCGCTGCTGGTCGTCGCCGACCTCGCCGCCCAACGCCTGATACCCGGACACACCCTGCCCGTCGGCGTCGTCACCGGCGTCGCGGGCGGCGCGTATCTGGTGTGGTTGCTGGCCACCGAACGCAGGGCGGGACGGATATGA
- a CDS encoding ABC transporter ATP-binding protein gives MTLAYDQRTIARALSVSVPDESFTVVVGPNACGKSTLLRALSRMLKPAVGRVLLDGRDIAALPAKQVARTLGLLPQSSLAPDGITVADLVGRGRYPHQSLLRQWSREDERIVDRAMAATGVSALADRFVEELSGGQRQRVWIAMVLAQETPLLLLDEPTTYLDIAHQIDILDLCAGLHEDGRTVVAVLHDLNHAARYATHLIAMRDGRVVAEGRPQDVVTAELVENVFGMPCRVIDDPETGTPLVVPAARRR, from the coding sequence ATGACCCTCGCCTACGATCAGCGCACCATCGCCCGCGCGCTGTCCGTCTCCGTCCCCGACGAGTCCTTCACCGTCGTCGTCGGCCCCAACGCCTGCGGCAAGTCCACGCTGCTGCGCGCCCTGTCCCGGATGCTGAAGCCCGCCGTGGGCCGGGTGTTGCTGGACGGCCGCGACATCGCGGCGCTGCCCGCCAAGCAGGTCGCCCGCACCCTCGGCCTCCTGCCGCAGTCCTCCCTCGCTCCGGACGGCATCACCGTCGCCGACCTCGTCGGACGCGGCCGCTACCCGCACCAGAGCCTGCTGCGCCAGTGGTCGCGCGAGGACGAGCGGATCGTCGACCGGGCCATGGCCGCCACCGGCGTCTCCGCCCTGGCCGACCGCTTCGTCGAGGAGCTCTCCGGCGGTCAGCGGCAGCGGGTGTGGATCGCGATGGTGCTGGCCCAGGAGACGCCGCTGCTGCTGCTCGACGAGCCCACGACATATCTGGACATCGCCCATCAGATCGACATCCTCGACCTGTGCGCCGGGCTGCACGAGGACGGCCGCACGGTGGTGGCCGTCCTGCACGACCTCAACCACGCCGCCCGGTACGCGACCCACCTCATCGCGATGCGCGACGGCCGCGTCGTCGCCGAGGGGCGGCCGCAGGACGTCGTCACCGCGGAGCTGGTGGAGAACGTCTTCGGCATGCCGTGCCGGGTCATCGACGACCCGGAGACCGGCACCCCCCTGGTCGTCCCGGCCGCCCGCCGGCGGTAG
- a CDS encoding TlyA family RNA methyltransferase: MAATRPQRKRLDAELVRRRLARSREHASRLIAEGRVTVGGATATKAATQVETSAALVVREDDADPDYVSRGGHKLAGALEVFVPQGLEVTGRRALDAGASTGGFTDVLLRAGAGHVVAADVGYGQLAWSLQSDPRVTVKDRTNVREMTAEDVDGRPVGLVVGDLSFIPLGLVLPALVRCAAPDADLLLMVKPQFEVGRERLGSGGVVRSAALRAEAVRTVAERAAHLGLGVRGVTASPLPGPSGNVEYFLWLRAGAPKLDPADVERAVAEGPQ; the protein is encoded by the coding sequence GTGGCTGCGACCCGCCCGCAACGCAAGCGTCTCGACGCGGAACTGGTGCGCCGCAGGCTCGCCCGTTCCCGCGAGCACGCGAGCCGGCTGATCGCCGAGGGGCGGGTGACCGTCGGCGGTGCGACCGCCACCAAGGCGGCCACCCAGGTCGAGACCAGCGCCGCTCTCGTAGTCCGGGAGGACGACGCCGACCCGGACTACGTCTCCCGAGGCGGCCACAAGCTCGCCGGCGCTCTCGAGGTCTTCGTCCCGCAGGGGCTGGAGGTCACCGGCCGCCGCGCGCTGGACGCGGGCGCGTCCACCGGCGGGTTCACCGACGTGCTGCTCCGGGCCGGGGCCGGACACGTCGTCGCCGCCGACGTCGGCTACGGCCAGCTCGCCTGGTCCCTCCAGAGCGACCCGCGCGTCACCGTCAAGGACCGCACGAACGTACGCGAGATGACCGCGGAGGACGTGGACGGCCGGCCCGTCGGCCTGGTCGTCGGCGACCTGTCGTTCATCCCGCTCGGACTCGTGCTGCCCGCGCTCGTCCGGTGCGCCGCACCCGACGCCGACCTGCTGCTGATGGTCAAACCGCAGTTCGAGGTCGGCAGGGAACGGCTCGGCAGCGGCGGCGTGGTGCGCAGCGCCGCCCTGCGCGCGGAGGCCGTGCGGACGGTGGCGGAACGGGCGGCGCACCTCGGCCTCGGCGTGCGCGGCGTCACCGCCAGCCCGCTGCCCGGGCCGTCCGGGAACGTCGAGTACTTCCTGTGGCTGCGCGCCGGTGCACCGAAGCTGGATCCGGCGGACGTCGAACGAGCGGTGGCGGAGGGGCCCCAGTGA
- a CDS encoding NAD kinase, whose protein sequence is MTTKATETTPGTRAEADAARTVFLLAHTGRPAAVRSAELVVQGLLRNGIGVRVLGDEASDMPLPPAVETVEAAPDVLDGCELLVVLGGDGTLLRGAEFARASGVPMLGVNLGRVGFLAEAERDDLDRVVHRVVGRSYEVEERMTLDVLVRNDGQVVHTDWALNEASVEKAARERMLEVVTEVDGRPVTGFGGDGVVCATPTGSTAYAFSAGGPVVWPEVEALLMVPISAHALFAKPLVTAPESVLAVEVQRQTPHGVLWCDGRRSVELPAGARVEVRRGAVPVRLARLHHASFTDRLVAKFALPVAGWRGARRP, encoded by the coding sequence GTGACGACGAAGGCGACCGAGACGACCCCGGGGACGCGTGCGGAGGCCGACGCCGCCCGCACCGTCTTCCTGCTGGCGCACACCGGGCGGCCCGCCGCCGTCCGCAGCGCCGAACTCGTGGTCCAGGGACTGCTGCGCAACGGCATTGGTGTGCGCGTGCTGGGCGACGAGGCCAGCGACATGCCGCTGCCCCCCGCCGTGGAGACCGTCGAGGCCGCCCCGGACGTGCTCGACGGCTGCGAACTGCTCGTCGTGCTGGGCGGCGACGGCACGCTGCTCCGCGGCGCGGAGTTCGCGCGCGCGTCGGGTGTGCCCATGCTCGGCGTCAACCTCGGCCGGGTCGGCTTCCTCGCCGAGGCCGAACGTGACGACCTGGACCGGGTCGTGCACCGGGTGGTCGGCCGCAGCTACGAGGTCGAGGAGCGTATGACGCTCGACGTGCTGGTGCGCAACGACGGCCAGGTGGTGCACACCGACTGGGCGCTCAACGAGGCGTCCGTCGAGAAGGCCGCCCGCGAACGCATGCTGGAGGTCGTCACCGAGGTCGACGGCCGGCCCGTCACCGGGTTCGGCGGCGACGGCGTCGTCTGCGCCACGCCCACCGGCTCCACGGCCTACGCTTTCTCGGCCGGCGGCCCCGTGGTGTGGCCCGAGGTGGAGGCCCTGCTCATGGTGCCGATCAGCGCCCACGCGCTGTTCGCCAAGCCGCTGGTGACCGCGCCCGAATCGGTGCTCGCCGTGGAGGTGCAGCGGCAGACCCCGCACGGCGTCCTGTGGTGCGACGGGCGCCGCAGCGTCGAACTCCCCGCCGGCGCCCGGGTGGAGGTCCGCCGTGGCGCCGTCCCGGTACGTCTCGCCCGACTGCACCACGCGTCGTTCACGGACCGCCTGGTCGCGAAGTTCGCCCTCCCGGTGGCCGGCTGGCGTGGTGCCCGCCGCCCCTAG
- a CDS encoding protease inhibitor I42 family protein, translated as MSTMHRTARSTGRGSATCILLVFALAGCSLFGSDTHGLDDRRIRTEVGEEFTLSVPLDVAMGEHWYVTVPRPDDAVVRDVADEEDWGGSGVGEGGAKGTHSFRFKAVGEGTTKIRLIQCPYTACTGGGDSGGPVVPSPVPSGSPTPDAEDRAKIHTYTVTVK; from the coding sequence ATGAGCACCATGCACCGCACCGCCCGCTCAACAGGACGAGGGTCCGCCACCTGCATTCTGCTGGTGTTCGCCCTCGCAGGCTGCAGCCTCTTCGGCTCCGACACACACGGCCTCGACGACCGGCGAATCCGAACCGAGGTGGGCGAGGAGTTCACCCTTTCCGTACCGCTCGACGTCGCCATGGGCGAGCACTGGTACGTCACCGTGCCCCGGCCCGACGACGCGGTCGTGCGCGATGTCGCCGACGAAGAGGACTGGGGCGGGAGCGGAGTCGGGGAGGGCGGCGCAAAGGGTACGCACTCCTTCCGCTTCAAGGCAGTGGGCGAGGGCACCACGAAGATCCGCCTCATCCAGTGCCCCTACACCGCCTGCACGGGCGGCGGGGACAGTGGCGGGCCGGTCGTGCCCAGCCCGGTCCCGAGCGGGAGCCCCACGCCCGACGCCGAGGACCGGGCGAAGATCCACACCTACACCGTGACCGTGAAATGA